One genomic window of Psychrobacillus sp. INOP01 includes the following:
- a CDS encoding methyl-accepting chemotaxis protein encodes MSIGKKLNLSFIAMILLLFVSTGMAILSSTNVKDKVDEALDNRVKQILVIEEIRVGIGMQGQYVRALLTDNTPETLEKLEYYADYVDERIIEIDRMSSSDTMAGLIEQLNAHNEAFNIATSTYLGYAEEKNKEAGTEILNTDISKANDDILEVTEQIMEYQDEQLVILTDETNDALSLSTTISIVMCIISIIIGILLVLFVHRKIALPLKAMASISHSIANGDLSQDDIPVESQDEIGQLATANNLMKNNLRSLLGRIQENSEHLSAAAEELSASTEEVTASTTEMANRANDTLHASTSAAQSASESALAMEETATGVQRIAESTQSLNESSRETYQTAIAGGKIIDQASDQMNTINLSSNMVNELVQRLSKQTAEIENITNVITAITEQTNLLALNAAIEAARAGEHGKGFAVVADEVRKLAEESKTSANQIVDLIQEIKSDMENVEKAAGESLTSVSDGVKIIGQAGTSFEGIVSAVEKMNIQIEEISATSEEISASAEQVSASANEIATGTINASANIESIAAAIEEQTATMEQVSGVAVELSQNALELQDEIQKFKLS; translated from the coding sequence ATGAGTATAGGAAAAAAGTTAAATCTATCCTTCATAGCAATGATATTATTACTTTTTGTATCAACTGGTATGGCAATATTAAGTTCAACAAATGTAAAAGATAAAGTGGATGAGGCACTAGACAATCGGGTAAAACAAATACTTGTTATTGAAGAAATTCGAGTAGGGATTGGAATGCAAGGACAATATGTCCGGGCTTTATTAACAGATAACACACCTGAAACATTAGAGAAACTAGAATATTATGCTGACTATGTTGATGAACGAATCATTGAAATCGATCGCATGTCATCTTCAGACACGATGGCAGGGTTAATAGAACAATTAAATGCACATAATGAGGCATTCAATATTGCAACTTCTACCTATTTAGGATATGCGGAAGAAAAAAATAAAGAGGCAGGTACAGAAATACTTAATACAGATATCTCTAAAGCAAATGACGATATTCTTGAAGTGACTGAACAAATAATGGAGTATCAGGATGAACAATTAGTGATTTTAACGGATGAAACGAATGATGCTTTAAGTCTATCAACAACTATCTCGATTGTAATGTGTATCATTAGTATAATTATAGGGATTTTATTAGTATTATTCGTACATAGAAAAATAGCTTTACCATTAAAAGCTATGGCTAGTATTTCACATTCAATCGCTAATGGTGACCTATCTCAAGATGATATACCCGTCGAATCACAAGATGAAATTGGACAATTAGCAACCGCTAATAATTTGATGAAAAATAATCTTCGTTCTTTACTCGGTCGGATCCAAGAAAACTCAGAACATTTGAGTGCAGCTGCTGAAGAACTGTCTGCTAGCACCGAGGAAGTTACTGCTTCCACAACGGAAATGGCTAATCGTGCAAATGATACGCTTCATGCTTCAACATCTGCTGCACAATCAGCTAGCGAAAGTGCCTTAGCAATGGAAGAAACCGCAACTGGAGTTCAACGAATTGCAGAATCCACACAAAGCTTAAACGAAAGCTCTAGAGAAACCTATCAAACAGCGATAGCTGGTGGAAAGATCATCGACCAAGCTAGTGATCAAATGAATACGATAAACCTTTCATCTAATATGGTAAATGAGTTAGTACAAAGACTTAGTAAACAAACTGCTGAAATTGAAAATATTACAAATGTAATTACTGCGATAACTGAACAAACCAATTTACTTGCATTGAATGCTGCTATTGAGGCTGCGCGAGCTGGCGAACATGGAAAAGGGTTTGCAGTAGTTGCCGATGAAGTTCGAAAGTTAGCGGAAGAATCTAAGACATCTGCCAATCAAATTGTCGATTTAATCCAAGAGATTAAGAGCGATATGGAAAATGTTGAGAAAGCAGCTGGAGAATCTTTAACCTCTGTATCAGATGGTGTAAAAATTATTGGTCAAGCAGGGACTTCTTTCGAAGGAATCGTTTCCGCAGTAGAAAAGATGAATATTCAGATCGAAGAAATTTCTGCAACCTCTGAGGAAATTTCCGCATCAGCTGAACAGGTATCAGCTTCTGCAAATGAAATTGCAACTGGCACAATAAATGCATCTGCTAATATCGAAAGTATTGCTGCAGCAATCGAGGAGCAAACAGCGACGATGGAACAAGTAAGCGGAGTAGCTGTAGAACTTAGTCAGAACGCCCTAGAACTACAGGATGAAATACAAAAATTCAAACTTTCTTAA
- a CDS encoding ABC transporter ATP-binding protein, which produces MNIVEVHNLEKSYGSNQVLRGLNFQAQAGEIIGVIGKNGAGKSTFLEILMTIKEFDEGHVVLFQKDIQKNNLEGIRKQISVVLQPTQFYKTLKVEELLKLFKAYYQSNVEVHQIIEDFQLEPHRKKYFDRLSGGWKQIVSLAIAFLSNPKLLILDEPTTGLDPHMRNMLWTYITNYNSRTGGTVILTTHNMEEIEMYCDKVMLINNGINEVFDTTAGILASGFPSVHEFYLQKVTI; this is translated from the coding sequence ATGAATATAGTAGAAGTCCATAATTTAGAAAAGTCATACGGTTCGAATCAGGTTTTAAGAGGTCTAAACTTTCAAGCACAGGCTGGAGAAATAATCGGAGTAATTGGAAAGAATGGAGCTGGGAAATCTACATTTTTGGAAATTTTAATGACTATCAAAGAATTTGATGAAGGTCATGTAGTTTTATTTCAAAAAGACATTCAAAAAAATAATTTAGAGGGAATTAGAAAGCAAATCTCGGTCGTTCTACAACCCACTCAATTTTATAAAACCCTAAAAGTAGAAGAGCTTTTGAAATTATTCAAAGCCTATTATCAATCCAATGTAGAGGTTCATCAGATTATAGAGGACTTCCAATTGGAGCCTCATCGAAAGAAATACTTTGATAGACTATCAGGAGGTTGGAAGCAAATTGTAAGTTTAGCGATTGCCTTTTTATCTAATCCAAAGTTGCTGATTTTGGACGAACCAACTACCGGGTTAGATCCACATATGCGTAATATGCTCTGGACCTATATAACCAACTACAATTCTCGAACCGGCGGAACAGTCATTTTGACAACTCATAATATGGAGGAAATTGAAATGTACTGTGACAAAGTAATGCTTATTAATAACGGGATTAATGAGGTATTTGACACAACTGCTGGAATACTTGCTTCTGGCTTTCCGTCTGTTCATGAGTTTTATCTTCAGAAAGTAACTATATAG
- a CDS encoding small multi-drug export protein, with protein MIIVTEEMEGSVCIVDYFLVFLGAAIPGLELTLVIPLGIITGMNPFAVIIAAFVGNMVTVLALIIGYDKLKLWLAKRNEGKEKKESKRSARAKELWDKYGLPGLLMLGPILIGTHIAAFIGMTLGASKVKTTLWSTISIAAWAIIFGVVTSLGFDFFVRE; from the coding sequence ATGATCATCGTAACTGAAGAGATGGAAGGAAGTGTATGTATCGTGGATTATTTCTTGGTATTTTTGGGAGCAGCCATACCAGGGCTCGAATTGACACTAGTCATTCCACTTGGAATTATTACTGGGATGAATCCTTTTGCAGTGATTATCGCAGCTTTTGTAGGAAATATGGTAACCGTGCTTGCTCTTATTATCGGTTACGACAAGCTTAAACTATGGCTTGCCAAACGAAATGAAGGAAAAGAGAAAAAAGAATCGAAGCGAAGCGCACGTGCGAAAGAGCTTTGGGATAAATACGGTTTACCTGGGTTGCTCATGCTCGGACCTATTTTAATTGGCACTCATATTGCTGCATTTATAGGGATGACGCTTGGTGCATCTAAAGTAAAAACTACGTTATGGTCGACAATCAGTATTGCTGCTTGGGCAATTATATTTGGTGTTGTGACTTCCCTCGGCTTTGACTTTTTTGTACGAGAGTAG
- a CDS encoding DUF3021 domain-containing protein — protein MKTFLFRSMIGIFFGAFISVVLTNSVVLFSEKDTLDSALFLKNSLGSVFCGWFFTVSPLYFENKKLQLWQQTILHFVTVVVLYFLLAFGIGWVPFNLSSFLIAMGLFLAIYLVFWICFYIYFKQQVKKLNDELELL, from the coding sequence ATGAAAACCTTCCTATTTAGAAGTATGATTGGTATTTTCTTCGGAGCGTTTATCTCAGTTGTACTAACCAATTCAGTTGTATTATTTAGTGAGAAAGATACGCTGGATAGTGCACTATTTCTCAAAAACTCGCTAGGATCTGTCTTTTGTGGATGGTTCTTTACTGTAAGCCCTTTATATTTCGAAAATAAAAAGCTCCAATTATGGCAACAAACGATCCTCCATTTCGTGACGGTTGTTGTACTCTATTTTTTACTTGCCTTTGGGATAGGCTGGGTGCCATTTAACCTTTCAAGTTTTTTAATAGCGATGGGATTATTCCTAGCAATCTATTTGGTTTTCTGGATTTGCTTCTATATATATTTTAAACAGCAAGTAAAGAAATTGAACGATGAACTAGAACTGTTATAA
- a CDS encoding helix-turn-helix transcriptional regulator → MDKEYVIQLISLRIRMIRLEKGYSQDKMASIMGISKKTLVQIEKERVLASWTIVIAICALFRDSEILQSVLGDEPLEVIETIAHDGINRPKDKSMGGRVWWKEINSKGTFRMQQNVISQHYRILDDKNYRWFSSFDEEETNIRLDELFKIG, encoded by the coding sequence ATGGACAAAGAATATGTAATTCAGCTTATTTCATTGAGGATTCGAATGATTCGACTTGAAAAAGGCTATTCACAGGATAAAATGGCAAGTATTATGGGAATCTCAAAGAAAACGCTCGTCCAAATAGAGAAAGAAAGAGTCCTTGCAAGCTGGACAATTGTAATCGCTATATGTGCGTTGTTTCGTGATAGTGAAATATTACAGTCTGTGCTAGGGGATGAGCCCTTGGAAGTTATCGAAACAATTGCACATGATGGCATTAATCGTCCAAAGGATAAATCGATGGGTGGTCGTGTGTGGTGGAAGGAAATAAATTCAAAGGGGACTTTCCGAATGCAACAAAATGTCATTAGCCAGCACTACCGTATTTTAGATGACAAAAATTATCGTTGGTTTAGTTCGTTTGATGAAGAGGAAACAAATATTCGGCTTGATGAACTATTCAAAATAGGGTAA
- a CDS encoding hemolysin III family protein translates to MSNTHIFSKREEVANATIHGIGAIFSIAALVILIVSSVMYGTAWHVVSFTLFGSSMVLLYLSSTLVHGFPAGRVKDFFEIMDHSAIYFFIAGTYTPFLFLAIKGPLGWTLFGIVWGLAIGGTVFKAFFVKRFLHTSTLLYVVMGWLMVFGWKPLLENVSSQGLLLLAIGGILYTVGAIFYVWRGFTYHHAVWHVFVLAASILHFFAVMTLLP, encoded by the coding sequence ATGAGCAATACACATATATTTTCAAAGCGTGAAGAGGTAGCTAATGCAACTATTCATGGGATAGGTGCTATTTTTAGCATCGCTGCTCTTGTGATATTAATCGTATCCTCAGTAATGTATGGAACAGCTTGGCATGTCGTAAGTTTTACATTGTTTGGGTCGTCGATGGTCCTTTTATATTTGTCCTCTACACTGGTCCACGGTTTTCCAGCAGGGCGTGTAAAAGATTTTTTTGAGATTATGGATCACTCTGCTATTTACTTTTTTATCGCAGGAACGTATACACCTTTCCTATTCCTCGCTATTAAGGGGCCATTAGGGTGGACATTGTTCGGTATCGTATGGGGGCTTGCAATTGGGGGTACCGTGTTTAAAGCATTTTTTGTAAAACGTTTCTTACATACTTCCACATTGTTATACGTTGTGATGGGCTGGTTAATGGTATTTGGATGGAAACCGCTTCTGGAGAATGTGTCATCTCAAGGGCTTTTACTGCTAGCGATTGGAGGCATCTTGTATACAGTAGGTGCCATTTTCTACGTGTGGCGTGGGTTTACGTATCATCACGCAGTCTGGCATGTATTCGTTCTTGCAGCGTCTATCTTACATTTCTTTGCTGTTATGACGTTGCTACCATAA
- a CDS encoding M28 family peptidase — protein MNKIMGGLAATLLITLTLGACTPKEEAVTEKKLIDVNEEYLSAVDVDYAFDFTKSLEEFKTNEKLGYRTAGSEAELKTGEKIAEEMKKIGLTEVTKDEFTLDTWEFEKADLTFVDENGDEHLAVLGAYQVNFDTNGVKDLEIVYGGKGTADDLANLDVEGKLVLIDINQREEWWINYPAYQAHLKGAAAVIAVQEAGYAEADEDALNAQDVCGPDDAPAFSMSQTDANQLKKALESSENGTMTVKFDAKSTVKMDGKSYNYYGKIIGKDPESYIILSAHYDSYFTGFQDDHAAIGLMMGVAKGLVDSGYQPEKTIIFNALAAEEWGVSNSRYDWSTGAYNQIFNIHPEWVGKAFANMNFELPAYEHTTQDEIRSVYELNNYLTEFAKNVPSVDGVYKDGISVVSPLRTWSDDFSFGIAGVPALRNDFQDSDFMRTHYHSQFDNEDTYNAEAFKFHLNLYGLLSMHYDQTAVVPLDFTTRLTEMKKVIDADIFGQADVSSEQLVAEIDKAIALAEEVNAKVAKVNDDYFAALTDGETEKAQKLYDESRELNSGLLAAFKYAEDQFVRLTWEDAQIFPHEHAQNNINNLALAIDALEKGDITTAIDEHLWAIDNNWYAYDFDKEVFDYFTDYVLEAPKEKLMWGEGRIVGHENLFDPINSLIEKSEQEGADVSGELATLNEALERQKALLKSTTDEETKAVQELGKQLEVLK, from the coding sequence ATGAACAAGATTATGGGAGGATTAGCAGCAACATTGTTAATCACTTTAACATTAGGAGCTTGTACTCCTAAAGAAGAGGCTGTGACTGAGAAGAAATTGATCGATGTAAATGAGGAATATCTATCCGCTGTGGATGTCGATTATGCTTTTGATTTCACGAAGAGCCTTGAGGAATTTAAAACAAATGAAAAACTTGGTTATCGAACTGCTGGATCAGAGGCAGAGCTGAAAACTGGGGAAAAAATTGCAGAAGAAATGAAGAAAATTGGACTTACTGAAGTGACAAAGGATGAGTTCACCTTAGACACATGGGAATTTGAAAAAGCTGACCTAACTTTCGTAGATGAAAACGGCGATGAGCATTTGGCTGTTTTAGGGGCTTACCAAGTGAATTTCGATACAAATGGTGTGAAGGATCTTGAAATCGTCTACGGTGGTAAAGGTACTGCTGATGATTTAGCAAATCTTGATGTCGAAGGTAAGCTAGTTTTAATTGACATAAATCAACGTGAGGAATGGTGGATTAACTACCCTGCCTACCAAGCACATTTAAAAGGAGCTGCTGCAGTAATTGCAGTTCAGGAAGCTGGATATGCGGAAGCGGATGAAGATGCACTTAATGCTCAGGATGTCTGCGGACCAGATGATGCTCCTGCATTTTCTATGTCTCAAACAGATGCAAATCAGCTTAAGAAAGCTTTAGAATCTAGTGAGAATGGTACGATGACTGTAAAATTCGATGCTAAATCTACTGTGAAAATGGATGGAAAGTCTTATAACTATTACGGAAAAATTATAGGTAAAGACCCTGAGTCATATATTATTTTATCTGCTCACTACGATTCTTACTTCACAGGATTCCAGGATGACCATGCAGCTATCGGGTTAATGATGGGTGTTGCTAAAGGGTTGGTAGATAGTGGTTATCAACCAGAAAAGACGATTATTTTCAACGCACTTGCTGCTGAGGAATGGGGAGTTTCTAATTCTCGCTATGACTGGTCAACTGGAGCGTATAACCAAATATTCAATATTCACCCTGAATGGGTTGGAAAAGCATTTGCTAATATGAACTTCGAGCTGCCAGCCTATGAGCATACAACACAAGATGAAATTCGTTCTGTTTACGAATTGAATAATTATTTAACGGAATTTGCAAAAAATGTACCAAGCGTGGACGGTGTTTATAAAGACGGCATTTCTGTTGTTTCTCCGTTACGTACATGGTCAGATGACTTCTCATTTGGTATTGCTGGTGTTCCAGCTCTTCGAAATGATTTCCAAGATAGCGATTTTATGCGTACCCATTATCATTCACAATTTGATAACGAAGACACATATAATGCTGAAGCATTCAAATTCCATTTAAATCTATATGGATTACTTTCGATGCATTACGATCAAACAGCAGTCGTTCCACTGGATTTCACAACACGTTTGACGGAAATGAAAAAAGTAATTGACGCTGATATTTTTGGACAAGCTGATGTTTCTTCTGAACAATTAGTTGCGGAGATTGACAAAGCAATTGCCCTTGCAGAAGAAGTAAATGCAAAGGTTGCTAAAGTAAATGACGATTATTTTGCTGCACTAACAGATGGAGAAACAGAAAAAGCACAAAAATTATATGATGAAAGCCGTGAATTGAATAGCGGTCTACTCGCTGCATTCAAATACGCTGAAGACCAATTCGTTCGCTTAACATGGGAGGATGCACAAATATTCCCACACGAGCATGCTCAAAACAATATTAATAATCTTGCACTAGCTATTGATGCTTTAGAGAAAGGCGATATAACTACTGCAATTGATGAACACCTATGGGCTATCGACAACAATTGGTATGCATACGATTTTGATAAAGAAGTATTCGATTATTTCACAGACTATGTGCTAGAGGCTCCTAAGGAAAAACTTATGTGGGGTGAAGGCAGAATTGTTGGCCATGAAAACCTATTCGATCCAATCAACTCATTGATCGAAAAAAGTGAACAAGAAGGTGCCGATGTATCCGGTGAACTAGCAACACTGAATGAAGCACTTGAAAGACAAAAAGCATTACTGAAATCAACTACAGATGAAGAAACAAAAGCTGTACAAGAGCTGGGCAAACAGCTAGAAGTATTAAAATAA
- a CDS encoding cold-shock protein: MTQGTVKWFNAEKGFGFIEVEGGNDVFAHFSAIQGEGFKSLDEGQKVEFDVEDGQRGPQAVNIVKL; the protein is encoded by the coding sequence ATGACACAAGGTACAGTAAAATGGTTTAACGCAGAAAAAGGTTTTGGATTTATCGAGGTTGAAGGCGGAAACGACGTATTCGCTCATTTCTCAGCAATCCAAGGCGAAGGATTCAAATCACTTGACGAAGGTCAAAAAGTTGAATTTGACGTTGAAGATGGTCAACGTGGACCACAAGCAGTAAACATCGTAAAACTTTAA
- a CDS encoding PstS family phosphate ABC transporter substrate-binding protein — translation MKTESKIAGVILSIFALIGMAFFVVIGLFFVLIMGKIDYIALLITVGVVLYMLFVFNIFHFFRTKQRKVIFGSIAGVAILISAVAPLKDIYTHLIPTVDSEVDISKYEPFSEFASVATLNEKATLQVSGDLPKLDGATALYPLYAAIVEATYPEKSYPLYDSEVIMSNTPNAYENLFNDRVDMIFVAAPSESQKKTAEQRGLELIMTPIGREAFVFFVNQKNPVDNLTVDQITEIYMGKVTNWEQLGGEDDTIRAFQRPEDSGSQSALQSLMKGMPLMKPPSEDIVTGMGGIINEVSQYRNYKNAIGFTFRFYSTEMVGNDQIKLLDINGVAPTKENIRADTYPITSEFYIVTAGTDNPNVEPLIEWILSEQGQALVEKVGYVPLK, via the coding sequence ATGAAGACTGAGTCAAAAATTGCGGGAGTAATACTTTCTATTTTTGCTTTAATTGGAATGGCGTTCTTTGTAGTCATCGGTTTGTTTTTTGTACTTATAATGGGGAAAATCGATTATATTGCATTGCTCATAACTGTTGGAGTTGTATTATATATGCTGTTTGTGTTTAATATATTTCATTTTTTTCGAACGAAGCAGCGGAAAGTTATCTTTGGAAGTATTGCAGGTGTTGCAATATTAATAAGTGCGGTTGCTCCATTAAAAGATATATATACTCATTTAATACCGACAGTGGATTCTGAAGTAGATATTAGTAAGTACGAACCATTTTCGGAATTTGCTAGTGTCGCCACATTAAACGAGAAGGCTACGCTTCAAGTTTCCGGTGACCTACCAAAATTGGACGGAGCAACTGCACTTTATCCATTATATGCGGCAATTGTTGAAGCAACTTATCCAGAAAAATCCTATCCCCTTTACGATAGTGAAGTAATAATGAGTAATACACCCAATGCTTATGAGAATCTCTTTAATGACAGGGTTGATATGATTTTCGTTGCAGCTCCGTCCGAATCTCAAAAGAAAACCGCAGAGCAAAGAGGATTAGAGCTCATAATGACACCTATTGGTCGAGAAGCATTTGTCTTTTTCGTCAATCAGAAAAATCCTGTTGATAACCTTACAGTAGATCAAATAACAGAGATATATATGGGGAAAGTGACCAACTGGGAGCAGCTTGGGGGCGAGGATGATACAATTCGTGCTTTCCAACGACCAGAAGACAGCGGATCACAATCTGCACTTCAATCACTTATGAAGGGAATGCCACTTATGAAGCCACCTTCAGAGGATATCGTTACAGGAATGGGAGGAATCATAAATGAGGTATCTCAATATAGAAATTATAAAAATGCAATTGGTTTTACATTCCGCTTTTATTCCACAGAAATGGTCGGCAATGATCAGATCAAGCTATTAGATATAAATGGAGTAGCACCGACGAAAGAGAATATTCGAGCAGATACCTATCCTATTACATCAGAATTCTATATTGTGACAGCTGGAACGGACAATCCGAATGTGGAGCCATTGATTGAGTGGATTTTATCGGAGCAGGGGCAAGCACTTGTGGAAAAAGTAGGCTATGTACCATTAAAGTGA
- a CDS encoding cold-shock protein, translating into MTQGTVKWFNAEKGFGFIEVEGGNDVFAHFSAIQGDGFKSLDEGQKVEFDVEDGQRGPQAVNIVKL; encoded by the coding sequence ATGACACAAGGTACAGTAAAATGGTTTAACGCAGAAAAAGGTTTTGGATTTATCGAGGTTGAAGGTGGAAACGACGTATTCGCTCATTTCTCAGCAATCCAAGGCGACGGATTCAAATCTCTTGACGAAGGTCAAAAAGTTGAATTTGACGTTGAAGATGGTCAACGTGGACCACAAGCAGTTAACATTGTAAAACTTTAA
- the pcp gene encoding pyroglutamyl-peptidase I — protein sequence MKRLLLTGFEPFLSFTVNPTMKIVEELDGTTIGSYEVMSRVLSVDFAKSGAQLIRHLEELKPDAVMSLGLAGGRYKITPERIAINVKDGAADNQGHTPLDETIQQDGEPGYFSTLPIRSMVDELIKEGLPATISNTAGTYLCNNVMYEVLHYAKMNNLDMPSGFIHIPASHELAIQHGKIPSWSHADLKRGIKICIEVLGNK from the coding sequence ATGAAAAGACTACTACTAACTGGATTTGAACCATTTTTATCATTCACTGTGAATCCGACCATGAAAATTGTAGAGGAATTAGATGGAACAACGATAGGCAGTTATGAGGTGATGAGCAGAGTTCTCTCGGTTGACTTCGCCAAGTCAGGAGCTCAGCTGATTCGTCATCTAGAGGAGTTAAAGCCAGATGCAGTTATGTCCTTAGGATTAGCTGGAGGACGATATAAAATTACTCCAGAACGCATTGCGATCAATGTGAAAGATGGTGCGGCAGACAATCAGGGACATACGCCGTTAGACGAAACAATCCAGCAAGATGGCGAACCTGGCTACTTTTCGACACTACCTATCCGTTCGATGGTGGATGAACTTATCAAAGAAGGTCTTCCCGCTACTATATCGAATACTGCAGGTACATACCTATGCAATAACGTCATGTATGAAGTTTTACATTATGCCAAAATGAACAATCTAGACATGCCCTCAGGATTCATTCATATACCCGCGTCTCATGAGTTAGCCATTCAACATGGGAAAATCCCAAGCTGGTCCCATGCGGATTTAAAGAGAGGCATAAAGATCTGTATAGAAGTGCTAGGGAATAAATAA
- a CDS encoding LytTR family DNA-binding domain-containing protein, which produces MKVLLDIDRDYKEAKIIIETPILDDSVQEVLDFIKGRETEFLVGKVDEMQHILKPQDIHFFHTENDSVLAVNANGSYKLKEKLYELEEILPTNKFIRLSKSVIANLHELSRFEASFNGTLCVYFKSGAKEYVSRTYVSAIKEALKMNRRKNG; this is translated from the coding sequence TTGAAGGTTTTACTTGATATTGATCGTGATTATAAAGAAGCAAAGATAATTATAGAGACACCTATATTAGATGATTCCGTGCAAGAGGTACTTGATTTTATAAAGGGAAGAGAAACAGAGTTTTTAGTCGGAAAAGTAGATGAGATGCAACATATACTAAAGCCCCAAGACATCCACTTTTTTCATACCGAAAATGACTCTGTTTTAGCAGTCAACGCAAACGGTTCCTATAAATTGAAGGAAAAACTATACGAGCTAGAAGAAATTCTACCTACCAATAAGTTTATACGACTTTCTAAATCAGTCATTGCCAATTTACATGAGTTAAGTAGGTTTGAGGCGTCCTTTAACGGGACATTATGTGTGTATTTTAAATCGGGGGCAAAAGAATATGTATCACGTACTTATGTTAGTGCCATTAAAGAGGCGTTGAAAATGAACAGGAGGAAAAATGGATGA
- a CDS encoding ABC transporter permease, translating into MLLTQLKYDLLMFSRELFYLVFTIVVPPVTYLFMGQLFGDQSYAGNLNYAETYTPSFILVITFTVVFFAFGFDQVMQRTTGVEKRISISPVSKNTLLLSSIIRAIIMTSFGFALISVIGFLMYDLQLRIWNVLLSYGFFILLNAVMLILASAIYSFFQRMNSALVFSIVIFQVVIFTGGLAMPIQLMPNFIQVIADFNPLYHMNNLFIAIWNGQFSLDSQTLLSVGYLAVLIMVAWICLRIQNKRKIG; encoded by the coding sequence ATGCTATTAACTCAATTGAAATATGACTTACTGATGTTTTCAAGAGAATTATTTTACTTAGTATTCACAATCGTCGTTCCACCAGTTACGTATTTATTCATGGGGCAATTATTTGGAGATCAATCGTATGCCGGTAATTTAAATTATGCCGAAACATATACACCATCCTTTATATTGGTTATTACGTTCACGGTTGTGTTTTTCGCCTTTGGGTTTGATCAAGTAATGCAGCGTACGACAGGGGTGGAGAAACGAATCAGTATTTCTCCTGTTTCTAAAAATACACTCCTCCTTTCTAGTATTATTCGGGCCATCATTATGACTAGCTTTGGATTTGCGTTAATTTCAGTTATCGGTTTTCTTATGTATGATTTACAACTTAGAATTTGGAATGTTCTATTGTCATACGGGTTTTTCATCCTATTGAATGCAGTTATGCTCATTTTAGCTTCAGCTATTTATTCTTTTTTTCAACGTATGAACAGTGCATTGGTGTTCTCTATTGTTATATTTCAAGTTGTTATTTTCACAGGTGGCTTAGCTATGCCTATACAACTAATGCCTAACTTTATACAAGTAATCGCAGATTTTAACCCTCTGTACCATATGAATAACCTCTTCATCGCTATTTGGAACGGACAGTTTTCGTTGGACTCACAGACACTTCTCTCTGTTGGATACTTAGCGGTACTTATAATGGTAGCGTGGATTTGCCTACGTATTCAAAATAAACGAAAAATAGGATAG